A single window of Xiphophorus hellerii strain 12219 chromosome 12, Xiphophorus_hellerii-4.1, whole genome shotgun sequence DNA harbors:
- the tbx16 gene encoding T-box transcription factor 16 isoform X1 produces MAAGPDAYLQGSIRMTLEDLELWKTFHEIGTEMIITKPGRSDGAFHTKIFRKMLLFLICVSSCVFRRMFPHCKVNLSGLIQCAKYILLVDMVPEDGFRYKWNKEKWEVAGKAEPQPPCRTYLHPDSPALGSHWMKQSVSFLKLKLTNNTLDQHGHIILHSMHRYHPRFHVVQADDLFSVRWSVFQTFTFPETSFTAVTAYQNTKITKLKINHNPFAKGFRDEGTNKKRRANKNPACLEKRAKLPGVLNEDSKDSSSPGFCQSSYDGYDGEEGRLAKRKDEDAVKEERYSPWGAERQQGVRTDSPAGADTREIYNTEQLVPAPASYQPYRAHEYGKSPSPSSSVGSSITGSGRSSFESRVPDIATDPDHDSSKPGPSHCGPHTLPGPQDYSGVLNMTMAQAGKPGVIGHHIYSPYSTEQPLGQWSGPGPAQYPPPHPLSADYTTQAVHHGYHHGNVGEWSQYPLFSYSCW; encoded by the exons ATGGCCGCCGGCCCTGATGCCTATCTTCAGGGCAGCATCAGGATGACTCTGGAAGACCTTGAACTATGGAAGACATTCCATGAAATTGGAACGGAAATGATAATCACCAAACCGGGCAGGTCAGACGGGGcttttcacacaaaaatattcagaaaaatgttacttttcctCATTTGTGTATCCTCTTGTGTTTTCAGGAGGATGTTCCCACACTGTAAAGTGAATTTATCTGGTCTTATTCAGTGTGCCAAGTACATCTTACTGGTTGACATGGTTCCAGAGGATGGCTTCAGGTATAAG TGGAATAAAGAGAAATGGGAGGTGGCAGGAAAAGCGGAGCCTCAGCCTCCCTGCAGGACCTACCTCCACCCAGACTCTCCGGCCCTAGGGAGCCACTGGATGAAGCAAAGCGTCTCCTTCCTCAAGCTCAAGCTCACCAACAACACACTCGACCAGCATGGGCAT ATCATCTTGCACTCAATGCATCGTTACCACCCTCGTTTCCACGTTGTCCAAGCCGACGACCTGTTCAGCGTCCGCTGGAGTGTGTTCCAGACTTTCACCTTCCCAGAGACGTCCTTCACCGCAGTCACTGCCTACCAGAACACCAAG ATCACAAAGCTGAAGATCAATCACAACCCATTTGCAAAGGGTTTCAGAGATGAGGGCACTAATAAAAAAAG GCGTGCAAACAAAAACCCTGCATGCCTAGAAAAAAGGGCCAAGTTACCAGGCGTGTTGAACGAGGACTCCAAGGACAGCAGTTCACCAG GGTTCTGCCAGTCATCATATGATGGTTACGATGGAGAAGAGGGGCGCCTGGCCAAAAGGAAAGACGAGGATGCTGTAAAGGAAGAGCGGTACTCCCCCTGGGGCGCCGAGAGGCAGCAGGGTGTGAGGACCGACTCTCCTGCTGGGGCGGACACAAGAGAAATCTACAACACGGAGCAGCTAGTTCCCGCTCCTGCATCCTACCAGCCGTACAG GGCCCATGAGTACGGAAAGTCTCCGTCCCCCTCCTCCAGCGTCGGCAGCAGCATCACAGGCTCTGGACGGAGCAGCTTCGAGTCCAGAGTTCCCGACATTGCCACTGACCCCGATCACGACTCCTCTAAGCCTGGCCCTTCCCACTGCGGACCCCACACCTTGCCGGGCCCCCAGGACTACAGCGGAGTGCTGAACATGACCATGGCCCAGGCCGGCAAGCCGGGGGTCATCGGCCACCACATTTACAGCCCCTACAGCACGGAACAGCCGCTGGGCCAGTGGAGCGGGCCGGGACCTGCACAGTATCCCCCTCCTCACCCTCTGTCCGCCGACTACACCACTCAAGCGGTGCACCATGGCTATCACCATGGCAATGTGGGCGAATGGAGCCAATATCCGCTGTTCTCTTACTCCTGCTGGTGA
- the tbx16 gene encoding T-box transcription factor 16 isoform X2: protein MAAGPDAYLQGSIRMTLEDLELWKTFHEIGTEMIITKPGRRMFPHCKVNLSGLIQCAKYILLVDMVPEDGFRYKWNKEKWEVAGKAEPQPPCRTYLHPDSPALGSHWMKQSVSFLKLKLTNNTLDQHGHIILHSMHRYHPRFHVVQADDLFSVRWSVFQTFTFPETSFTAVTAYQNTKITKLKINHNPFAKGFRDEGTNKKRRANKNPACLEKRAKLPGVLNEDSKDSSSPGFCQSSYDGYDGEEGRLAKRKDEDAVKEERYSPWGAERQQGVRTDSPAGADTREIYNTEQLVPAPASYQPYRAHEYGKSPSPSSSVGSSITGSGRSSFESRVPDIATDPDHDSSKPGPSHCGPHTLPGPQDYSGVLNMTMAQAGKPGVIGHHIYSPYSTEQPLGQWSGPGPAQYPPPHPLSADYTTQAVHHGYHHGNVGEWSQYPLFSYSCW from the exons ATGGCCGCCGGCCCTGATGCCTATCTTCAGGGCAGCATCAGGATGACTCTGGAAGACCTTGAACTATGGAAGACATTCCATGAAATTGGAACGGAAATGATAATCACCAAACCGGGCAG GAGGATGTTCCCACACTGTAAAGTGAATTTATCTGGTCTTATTCAGTGTGCCAAGTACATCTTACTGGTTGACATGGTTCCAGAGGATGGCTTCAGGTATAAG TGGAATAAAGAGAAATGGGAGGTGGCAGGAAAAGCGGAGCCTCAGCCTCCCTGCAGGACCTACCTCCACCCAGACTCTCCGGCCCTAGGGAGCCACTGGATGAAGCAAAGCGTCTCCTTCCTCAAGCTCAAGCTCACCAACAACACACTCGACCAGCATGGGCAT ATCATCTTGCACTCAATGCATCGTTACCACCCTCGTTTCCACGTTGTCCAAGCCGACGACCTGTTCAGCGTCCGCTGGAGTGTGTTCCAGACTTTCACCTTCCCAGAGACGTCCTTCACCGCAGTCACTGCCTACCAGAACACCAAG ATCACAAAGCTGAAGATCAATCACAACCCATTTGCAAAGGGTTTCAGAGATGAGGGCACTAATAAAAAAAG GCGTGCAAACAAAAACCCTGCATGCCTAGAAAAAAGGGCCAAGTTACCAGGCGTGTTGAACGAGGACTCCAAGGACAGCAGTTCACCAG GGTTCTGCCAGTCATCATATGATGGTTACGATGGAGAAGAGGGGCGCCTGGCCAAAAGGAAAGACGAGGATGCTGTAAAGGAAGAGCGGTACTCCCCCTGGGGCGCCGAGAGGCAGCAGGGTGTGAGGACCGACTCTCCTGCTGGGGCGGACACAAGAGAAATCTACAACACGGAGCAGCTAGTTCCCGCTCCTGCATCCTACCAGCCGTACAG GGCCCATGAGTACGGAAAGTCTCCGTCCCCCTCCTCCAGCGTCGGCAGCAGCATCACAGGCTCTGGACGGAGCAGCTTCGAGTCCAGAGTTCCCGACATTGCCACTGACCCCGATCACGACTCCTCTAAGCCTGGCCCTTCCCACTGCGGACCCCACACCTTGCCGGGCCCCCAGGACTACAGCGGAGTGCTGAACATGACCATGGCCCAGGCCGGCAAGCCGGGGGTCATCGGCCACCACATTTACAGCCCCTACAGCACGGAACAGCCGCTGGGCCAGTGGAGCGGGCCGGGACCTGCACAGTATCCCCCTCCTCACCCTCTGTCCGCCGACTACACCACTCAAGCGGTGCACCATGGCTATCACCATGGCAATGTGGGCGAATGGAGCCAATATCCGCTGTTCTCTTACTCCTGCTGGTGA